A stretch of Labrus mixtus chromosome 7, fLabMix1.1, whole genome shotgun sequence DNA encodes these proteins:
- the rpn2 gene encoding dolichyl-diphosphooligosaccharide--protein glycosyltransferase subunit 2 isoform X2: MDRSRLFGWFLISLALAWSQALTPAHYLSLSDVARLQTLLSQQFTDLESAYYSVVGLTKLGASVPDPTEVCQYLKSQLDPTSVDSLFFAAETSQAISGCEIPVSNETRDILLAAVSEDSTMAQIHRAVSALSSLGLPLASQEVVGALTARINKEDNVMAITLALQTATRLSQQAEFGGILEEIEDLTARLDDLGGIYLQFEEGLEATAMFVTAAYSLSDHVDMEPPLKEDQVIQLVNSIFSKKSWDSLAEAFSVASAAAALSNNRFHVPVIVSAQGPATVSHSQPTLQLLVTDVMSQPLASANVLVESAYAVASKSVILSQAPFTLNDGVFELNFMSNQPASGYYQFTVAVTGDSRLVANHVELKVKVSTEVAVSNMDLSVVDKDQSIGTKTSRVDYPSKAKASFTADGHQNFAMSFQLVDVNTGVELTPHQTFVRLHNQKTGQEVVFVAEPDSKSLYKFELDTTERKSEFASISGTYSLHLIVGDATLENPILWNVADVVLKFVDEEAPATIQPKTLYVPKPEIQHLFREPEKKPPTVVSNAFTALILSPFLLLLILWLKLGANISNFSFSPSTILFHVGHAALLGLMYVYWTHLNMFQTLKYLAIIGGVTFLAGNRMLAQKAVKRIEKK, translated from the exons ATGGACCGGTCTC ggtTGTTCGGATGGTTCCTCATCAGCCTGGCTCTTGCCTGGTCTCAGGCGCTCACACCGGCGCACTACCTTTCTCTGTCTGATGTGGCCAGACTGCAGACCCTCCTCAGCCAACAATTCACCGATCTGGAGTCAGCATACTACTCTGTTGTTGGTCTGACCAAACTGGGAGCGTCTGTTCCCGATCCTACG gAAGTGTGCCAGTACCTCAAATCTCAGCTTGACCCCACCAGTGTTGACTCCCTCTTCTTTGCCGCTGAGACCAGCCAAGCAATCTCAGGATGTGAG ATACCTGTGTCCAATGAAACCCGTGACATCCTCCTGGCAGCGGTCAGTGAAGATTCAACCATGGCTCAGATTCATCGGGCTGTGAGTGCTCTCAGCTCTCTGGGGCTCCCACTGGCTTCTCAGGAAGTCGTAGGTGCCTTGACAGCTCGCATCAACAAGGAGGACAATGTTATGGC GATCACTTTGGCTCTGCAAACAGCAACCCGTCTGTCCCAGCAGGCAGAATTTGGAGGAATACTTGAGGAAATCGAG GATCTCACAGCTCGTTTGGATGATCTTGGTGGTATCTACCTCCAGTTTGAAGAGGGACTTGAGGCAACAGCCATGTTTGTGACGGCTGCTTATTCGCTGTCTGATCATGTGGATATGGAGCCCCCTCTGAAGGAG GACCAGGTCATCCAGCTGGTCAACTCCATCTTCAGCAAGAAATCCTGGGACTCTCTGGCCGAGGCCTTCAGTGTAGCAAGTGCCGCCGCCGCTCTGTCCAACAATCGCTTCCACGTGCCCGTCATTGTCAGTGCTCAAGGCCCTGCCACAGTGTCCCACAGCCAGCCTACCTTGCAG CTCCTTGTGACTGATGTCATGTCTCAGCCTCTGGCCTCAGCCAATGTGCTGGTAGAATCTGCATATGCTGTGGCCTCCAAGAGCGTGATTCTCAGCCAAGCACCATTCACACTTAATGA TGGCGTCTTTGAATTAAATTTCATGTCGAACCAGCCCGCCAGTGGATATTACCAGTTTACTGTTGCAGTGACCGGAGATAGTCGCCTGGTTGCCAATCATGTAGAG CTCAAAGTGAAGGTGTCCACTGAGGTGGCTGTCAGTAACATGGACCTGTCTGTGGTGGATAAAGACCAGAGCATTGGCACAAAGACTAGCAG GGTGGACTATCCTTCCAAAGCCAAGGCTTCCTTCACAGCTGACGGTCACCAGAACTTTGCGATGTCCTTCCAGCTGGTTGACGTCAACACTGGAGTGGAGCTTACCCCCCACCAG ACATTTGTCCGGCTGCACAATCAGAAGACTGGCCAGGAAGTTGTGTTTGTGGCCGAGCCCGACAGCAAGAGCCTGTACAAGTTTGAGTTGGACACAACAGAGCGGAAATCAGAGTTTGCCTCCATCTCTGGTACCTATTCCCTTCACCTTATCGTTGGAGATGCTACTTTGGAGAATCCCATTTTGTGGAAtgtg GCTGATGTTGTCCTGAAGTTTGTGGATGAGGAGGCTCCAGCTACCATTCAGCCCAAGACTCTTTATGTACCCAAACCAGAAATCCAG CACTTATTCAGGGAACCAGAGAAGAAGCCTCCCACGGTGGTCTCTAATGCCTTCACTGCACTCATCCTGTCTCCCTTCCTGCTTCTGCTCATCCTG tGGTTAAAGCTTGGAGCCAACATTTCCAACTTCAGCTTCTCCCCCAGCACCATTCTGTTCCACGTGGGACACGCAG CCTTGCTGGGCTTGATGTACGTCTACTGGACCCACCTGAACATGTTCCAGACCCTGAAGTACCTGGCGATTATCGGTGGTGTAACTTTCCTCGCCGGGAACCGCATGCTGGCCCAGAAAGCAGTGAAGAG AATTGAGAAAAAATAA
- the mybl2b gene encoding v-myb avian myeloblastosis viral oncogene homolog-like 2b isoform X1, whose protein sequence is MSWWARCDDGEEAMHQDTDSDVADQRDGGKVKVKWTPEEDDQLKALVQKLGPTDWKYIASYIPNHSEHQCQHRWFKILDPELVKGPWTKEEDEKVIELVNQYGNKQWAMVAKHLKGRLGKQCRERWHNHLNPNVKKSSWTAEEDLIIYKAHCLLGNRWAEIAKLLPGRTDNAVKNHWNSTIKRKLEMGFYAGEVFRPNELEELLARVNKDMQIPGGSQDDPDKDAEQKTHNSMQETPGSVSVETGRGEAGPSNAVSSPKDGLSPKTEADSSWVVDSSGFLSPSGPALKEVLELVDGDLDGWCNLAAFDLPEDSPSPERHQFRLEGSALQELSKGSKGELIPISPGGVTPPSTQIRRSRRYNAFSPDANNSMTPKSTPVKILPFSPSQFLNMWTKQDTHDLENPSLTSTPVCSQKAIVTTPLQRDKTPHTQKENSAFVTPNHKSELCTTPRTPTPFKNAMEKYALMPLPQTPNLEDDINEVILRDAGINVIHLRSTPPKQRRKTTHRPPMKKVRKSLALDDMDCQVRPTSKRKSHKHSIKDDPMIVSFNSSSICSKRHDNILDQGFLLGPSDSAIFPSTMPPRLASF, encoded by the exons ATGTCTTGGTGGGCGCGCTG TGATGATGGAGAGGAGGCCATGCATCAAGACACCGATTCTGATGTGGCAGATCAGCGAGATGGTGGGAAAGTGAAGGTGAAATGGACACCAGAGGAG gATGACCAGCTCAAGGCTCTGGTTCAAAAGCTAGGACCCACTGATTGGAAATACATTGCCAGCTATATACCA aATCACAGTGAACACCAGTGTCAGCACCGTTGGTTTAAGATCTTGGACCCAGAATTGGTTAAAGGTCCCTGGACAAAGGAGGAGGACGAGAAG GTTATAGAGCTTGTAAATCAATATGGCAACAAACAGTGGGCAATGGTCGCCAAGCATCTGAAGGGCAGACTGGGGAAGCAATGTAGGGAGCGCTGGCACAATCACCTCAACCCCAATGTGAAGAAATCATCATGGACAGCCGAGGAGGACCTCATCATCTACAAGGCTCACTGTCTGCTCGGAAACCGCTGGGCTGAGATTGCCAAGTTGCTCCCTGGAAG GACGGATAATGCCGTGAAGAATCACTGGAATTCCACCATCAAACGCAAGTTAGAGATGGGTTTCTATGCCGGGGAGGTCTTTAGGCCCAATGAACTTGAAGAGCTGTTGGCCCGTGTGAATAAAGACATGCAG ATTCCCGGTGGTTCCCAAGATGATCCAGACAAAGAtgcagagcagaaaacacataaTTCA ATGCAGGAAACTCCAGGCTCAGTCTCTGTTGAAACTGGCCGCGGTGAAGCAGGACCGTCAAATGCTGTGTCCTCCCCTAAGGACGGTTTAAGCCCCAAGACTGAAGCAGACTCCAGCTGGGTGGTGGACAGTTctggctttctctctccttctggcCCAGCGCTGAAAGAAGTGCTGGAATTGGTTGATGGG GACCTCGATGGCTGGTGCAACCTCGCAGCCTTTGACCTGCCTGAGGACAGTCCAAGCCCGGAGCGCCACCAGTTTCGTCTGGAGGGCAGTGCCCTGCAGGAGTTAAGCAAAGGCAGCAAGGGGGAACTCATCCCCATCTCTCCTGGAGGCGTGACGCCACCCTCCACACAGATCCGTAGGAGCAGGAGATACAATGCCTTTTCTCCGGATGCTAATAACTCCATGACCCCCAAGAGCACTCCGGTCAAAATCTTGCCCTTTTCTCCATCTCAA TTCCTCAACATGTGGACCAAGCAGGACACTCATGACCTGGAGAACCCATCCCTCACATCCACGCCAGTCTGCAGCCAGAAAGCCATTGTTACTACACCGCTACAACGTGACAAGACCCCCCACACTCAGAAAGAAAACTCAGC ATTTGTTACACCCAACCACAAGTCTGAGCTCTGCACCACCCCACGAACTCCAACGCCTTTCAAAAATGCCATGGAGAAGTATGCGCTGATGCCTTTG CCTCAGACTCCAAACCTTGAAGATGACATCAACGAAGTCATCCTAAGAGATGCAGGGATCAACGTGATTCATTTACGGTCCACTCCACCCAAGCAAAGACGCAAAACAACG CATCGGCCTCCTATGAAGAAAGTACGGAAATCTTTGGCCCTTGATGACATGGACTGCCAGGTGAGGCCTACGTCCAAACGGAAGTCTCACAAACATAGCATCAAG gACGACCCCATGATAGTTTCTTTCAACTCTTCCTCAATCTGCAGTAAGCGACATGATAATATATTGGACCAGGGCTTCCTTCTGGGACCGAGTGACAGTGCCATATTTCCCAGCACAATGCCCCCCCGTCTggcaagtttttaa
- the ift52 gene encoding intraflagellar transport protein 52 homolog: protein MEKEQHNTVVFNCSKRELFTANNGYKSMQKRLRAQWKIQSMKEELSLERLKGVKLWISAGPREKFTASELEVLKHFLDGGGNVLVMLGEGGEMKYDTNINFLLEEFGIMVNNDAVVRNVYYKYFHPKEALVSNGVLNREISRAAGKVVTGIIEDENVGNNAQALTFVYPYGATLSVIKPAVAVLSTGSVCFPLNRPVMAFHQGKEAGQLVVSGSCHMFSDQYIDKEENSKILDVVLQWLMTDNIQLNQIDAEDPEITDYTMLPDTGCLSEQLRVCLQEGDENPRDFTSLFDMTLFNLSTDTLPQVISAYKQLNVKDEPLQLITPQFETPLPQLQPSVFPPALSDLPPPMLDLFDLDETFSSEKVRLAQLTNKCTDDDLEFYVRKCGEILGVTPKLDKDQRDAKHILEHIFFQVVEFKKLNQEHDLETEEPFSPL from the exons ATGGAGAAGGAACAGCACAACACTGTGGTCTTCAATTGTTCCAAAAGAGAGCTGTTCACTGCGAACAATGGGTATAAATCCATGCAGAAAAGACTCAGAGCTCAGTGGAAAATACAAAG CATGAAGGAGGAGCTGTCTTTGGAGAGGCTGAAGGGTGTCAAGTTGTGGATATCTGCTGGTCCTAGGGAGAAGTTCACAGCATCAGAG CTGGAAGTTCTGAAGCATTTTCTGGATGGAGGAGGAAACGTCCTGGTCATGCTTGGTGAAGGAGGAGAAATGAAATATGACACCAATATCAACTTTCTCCTGGAGGAATTTGGGATAATGGTCAACAATG ACGCTGTTGTGAGAAATGTGTACTACAAATACTTCCATCCTAAGGAGGCACTTGTATCCAATGGCGTATTGAACAG AGAGATTAGTCGGGCTGCTGGTAAAGTGGTCACTGGGATCATTGAAGATGAGAATGTTGGAAACAATGCACA GGCTCTTACATTTGTGTACCCGTATGGTGCCACCCTGAGTGTGATAAAGCCTGCTGTGGCTGTTCTTTCAACTGGCTCAGTCTGCTTCCCCCTTAATAGGCCCGTCATGGCATTCCATCAAGGAAAG GAGGCCGGACAACTGGTGGTGTCTGGTTCCTGCCACATGTTCAGTGACCAATACATAGACAAAGAGGAGAACAGCAAAATCCTA GATGTTGTGCTCCAGTGGCTCATGACTGATAATATTCAGCTGAATCAGATCGATGCTGAAGACCCAGAG ATCACAGATTACACCATGTTGCCAGACACAGGGTGCTTGTCCGAACAGCTCAGAGTTTGCTTGCAGGAGGGTGATGAAAACCCCAGGGACTTCACCTCTCTCTTTGATATGACTTTGTTTAATCTGTCCACTGACACTTTACCCCAAGTCATCAG cgcTTACAAGCAGCTTAACGTCAAAGACGAACCACTTCAGCTTATCACACCACAGTTTGAGACCCCTCTGCCACAGCTTCAACCTTCT gtGTTTCCACCTGCCTTAAGTGATTTGCCTCCACCCATGCTGGACCTGTTCGATCTAGATGAAACATTCTCTTCTGAGAAAGTGCGCCTGGCACAGCTCACCAATAAAT GTACAGATGATGATCTTGAATTCTATGTGCGGAAATGTGGCGAAATTCTTGGGGTGACTCCGAAGTTGGATAAAGATCAGAGGGATGCCAAACATATCTTGGAACACATTTTCTTCCAGGTTGTTGAGTTCAAGAAACTAAATCAG gaGCATGACCTGGAAACAGAGGAACCCTTCTCTCCATTGTGA
- the ghrh gene encoding somatoliberin — protein sequence MAKAALLLFCCLVMSVSGSPLYPSIRFGQTDTSILMTSAIKSPVEQLEEDASSPIEGAEIRSGRHADAIFTNSYRKVLGQISARKFLQTIMGKRLGEESESYVKRQSDIYEGTYKEDLTSIQSKHRYRGVHGNVMRLLS from the exons ATGGCGAAAGCTgcactgctgttgttttgttgcCTGGTCATGTCTGTATCAGGCTCACCGCTTTACCCATCTATTAG GTTTGGCCAGACTGATACTTCCATCCTGATGACATCGGCGATAAAGAGTCCAGtagagcagctggaggaggacgCCAGCTCTCCCATTGAGGGGGCAGAGATACG CTCTGGACGCCACGCTGATGCCATATTTACTAACAGTTACAGGAAAGTCCTGGGCCAAATCTCTGCGAGGAAGTTCCTTCAGACGATCATGGGAAAACGGCTCGG agaggagagcgagagcTACGTGAAACGTCAGTCCGACATCTACGAGGGAACGTATAAAGAAGATCTAACATCCATCCAGAGTAAGCACAGATACAGAGGAGTCCACGGGAACGTCATGAG ATTGCTGAGCTGA
- the rpn2 gene encoding dolichyl-diphosphooligosaccharide--protein glycosyltransferase subunit 2 isoform X1, giving the protein MDRSRLFGWFLISLALAWSQALTPAHYLSLSDVARLQTLLSQQFTDLESAYYSVVGLTKLGASVPDPTEVCQYLKSQLDPTSVDSLFFAAETSQAISGCEIPVSNETRDILLAAVSEDSTMAQIHRAVSALSSLGLPLASQEVVGALTARINKEDNVMAITLALQTATRLSQQAEFGGILEEIEDLTARLDDLGGIYLQFEEGLEATAMFVTAAYSLSDHVDMEPPLKEDQVIQLVNSIFSKKSWDSLAEAFSVASAAAALSNNRFHVPVIVSAQGPATVSHSQPTLQLLVTDVMSQPLASANVLVESAYAVASKSVILSQAPFTLNDGVFELNFMSNQPASGYYQFTVAVTGDSRLVANHVELKVKVSTEVAVSNMDLSVVDKDQSIGTKTSRVDYPSKAKASFTADGHQNFAMSFQLVDVNTGVELTPHQTFVRLHNQKTGQEVVFVAEPDSKSLYKFELDTTERKSEFASISGTYSLHLIVGDATLENPILWNVADVVLKFVDEEAPATIQPKTLYVPKPEIQHLFREPEKKPPTVVSNAFTALILSPFLLLLILWLKLGANISNFSFSPSTILFHVGHAALLGLMYVYWTHLNMFQTLKYLAIIGGVTFLAGNRMLAQKAVKRIAAEQSSRLAKYRSLR; this is encoded by the exons ATGGACCGGTCTC ggtTGTTCGGATGGTTCCTCATCAGCCTGGCTCTTGCCTGGTCTCAGGCGCTCACACCGGCGCACTACCTTTCTCTGTCTGATGTGGCCAGACTGCAGACCCTCCTCAGCCAACAATTCACCGATCTGGAGTCAGCATACTACTCTGTTGTTGGTCTGACCAAACTGGGAGCGTCTGTTCCCGATCCTACG gAAGTGTGCCAGTACCTCAAATCTCAGCTTGACCCCACCAGTGTTGACTCCCTCTTCTTTGCCGCTGAGACCAGCCAAGCAATCTCAGGATGTGAG ATACCTGTGTCCAATGAAACCCGTGACATCCTCCTGGCAGCGGTCAGTGAAGATTCAACCATGGCTCAGATTCATCGGGCTGTGAGTGCTCTCAGCTCTCTGGGGCTCCCACTGGCTTCTCAGGAAGTCGTAGGTGCCTTGACAGCTCGCATCAACAAGGAGGACAATGTTATGGC GATCACTTTGGCTCTGCAAACAGCAACCCGTCTGTCCCAGCAGGCAGAATTTGGAGGAATACTTGAGGAAATCGAG GATCTCACAGCTCGTTTGGATGATCTTGGTGGTATCTACCTCCAGTTTGAAGAGGGACTTGAGGCAACAGCCATGTTTGTGACGGCTGCTTATTCGCTGTCTGATCATGTGGATATGGAGCCCCCTCTGAAGGAG GACCAGGTCATCCAGCTGGTCAACTCCATCTTCAGCAAGAAATCCTGGGACTCTCTGGCCGAGGCCTTCAGTGTAGCAAGTGCCGCCGCCGCTCTGTCCAACAATCGCTTCCACGTGCCCGTCATTGTCAGTGCTCAAGGCCCTGCCACAGTGTCCCACAGCCAGCCTACCTTGCAG CTCCTTGTGACTGATGTCATGTCTCAGCCTCTGGCCTCAGCCAATGTGCTGGTAGAATCTGCATATGCTGTGGCCTCCAAGAGCGTGATTCTCAGCCAAGCACCATTCACACTTAATGA TGGCGTCTTTGAATTAAATTTCATGTCGAACCAGCCCGCCAGTGGATATTACCAGTTTACTGTTGCAGTGACCGGAGATAGTCGCCTGGTTGCCAATCATGTAGAG CTCAAAGTGAAGGTGTCCACTGAGGTGGCTGTCAGTAACATGGACCTGTCTGTGGTGGATAAAGACCAGAGCATTGGCACAAAGACTAGCAG GGTGGACTATCCTTCCAAAGCCAAGGCTTCCTTCACAGCTGACGGTCACCAGAACTTTGCGATGTCCTTCCAGCTGGTTGACGTCAACACTGGAGTGGAGCTTACCCCCCACCAG ACATTTGTCCGGCTGCACAATCAGAAGACTGGCCAGGAAGTTGTGTTTGTGGCCGAGCCCGACAGCAAGAGCCTGTACAAGTTTGAGTTGGACACAACAGAGCGGAAATCAGAGTTTGCCTCCATCTCTGGTACCTATTCCCTTCACCTTATCGTTGGAGATGCTACTTTGGAGAATCCCATTTTGTGGAAtgtg GCTGATGTTGTCCTGAAGTTTGTGGATGAGGAGGCTCCAGCTACCATTCAGCCCAAGACTCTTTATGTACCCAAACCAGAAATCCAG CACTTATTCAGGGAACCAGAGAAGAAGCCTCCCACGGTGGTCTCTAATGCCTTCACTGCACTCATCCTGTCTCCCTTCCTGCTTCTGCTCATCCTG tGGTTAAAGCTTGGAGCCAACATTTCCAACTTCAGCTTCTCCCCCAGCACCATTCTGTTCCACGTGGGACACGCAG CCTTGCTGGGCTTGATGTACGTCTACTGGACCCACCTGAACATGTTCCAGACCCTGAAGTACCTGGCGATTATCGGTGGTGTAACTTTCCTCGCCGGGAACCGCATGCTGGCCCAGAAAGCAGTGAAGAG GATTGCGGCAGAGCAAAGTAGTAGGTTGGCAAAGTATAGGAGCCTACGATAA
- the mybl2b gene encoding v-myb avian myeloblastosis viral oncogene homolog-like 2b isoform X2 has protein sequence MSWWARCDDGEEAMHQDTDSDVADQRDGGKVKVKWTPEEDDQLKALVQKLGPTDWKYIASYIPNHSEHQCQHRWFKILDPELVKGPWTKEEDEKVIELVNQYGNKQWAMVAKHLKGRLGKQCRERWHNHLNPNVKKSSWTAEEDLIIYKAHCLLGNRWAEIAKLLPGRTDNAVKNHWNSTIKRKLEMGFYAGEVFRPNELEELLARVNKDMQIPGGSQDDPDKDAEQKTHNSMQETPGSVSVETGRGEAGPSNAVSSPKDGLSPKTEADSSWVVDSSGFLSPSGPALKEVLELVDGDLDGWCNLAAFDLPEDSPSPERHQFRLEGSALQELSKGSKGELIPISPGGVTPPSTQIRRSRRYNAFSPDANNSMTPKSTPVKILPFSPSQFLNMWTKQDTHDLENPSLTSTPVCSQKAIVTTPLQRDKTPHTQKENSAFVTPNHKSELCTTPRTPTPFKNAMEKYALMPLPQTPNLEDDINEVILRDAGINVIHLRSTPPKQRRKTTHRPPMKKVRKSLALDDMDCQDDPMIVSFNSSSICSKRHDNILDQGFLLGPSDSAIFPSTMPPRLASF, from the exons ATGTCTTGGTGGGCGCGCTG TGATGATGGAGAGGAGGCCATGCATCAAGACACCGATTCTGATGTGGCAGATCAGCGAGATGGTGGGAAAGTGAAGGTGAAATGGACACCAGAGGAG gATGACCAGCTCAAGGCTCTGGTTCAAAAGCTAGGACCCACTGATTGGAAATACATTGCCAGCTATATACCA aATCACAGTGAACACCAGTGTCAGCACCGTTGGTTTAAGATCTTGGACCCAGAATTGGTTAAAGGTCCCTGGACAAAGGAGGAGGACGAGAAG GTTATAGAGCTTGTAAATCAATATGGCAACAAACAGTGGGCAATGGTCGCCAAGCATCTGAAGGGCAGACTGGGGAAGCAATGTAGGGAGCGCTGGCACAATCACCTCAACCCCAATGTGAAGAAATCATCATGGACAGCCGAGGAGGACCTCATCATCTACAAGGCTCACTGTCTGCTCGGAAACCGCTGGGCTGAGATTGCCAAGTTGCTCCCTGGAAG GACGGATAATGCCGTGAAGAATCACTGGAATTCCACCATCAAACGCAAGTTAGAGATGGGTTTCTATGCCGGGGAGGTCTTTAGGCCCAATGAACTTGAAGAGCTGTTGGCCCGTGTGAATAAAGACATGCAG ATTCCCGGTGGTTCCCAAGATGATCCAGACAAAGAtgcagagcagaaaacacataaTTCA ATGCAGGAAACTCCAGGCTCAGTCTCTGTTGAAACTGGCCGCGGTGAAGCAGGACCGTCAAATGCTGTGTCCTCCCCTAAGGACGGTTTAAGCCCCAAGACTGAAGCAGACTCCAGCTGGGTGGTGGACAGTTctggctttctctctccttctggcCCAGCGCTGAAAGAAGTGCTGGAATTGGTTGATGGG GACCTCGATGGCTGGTGCAACCTCGCAGCCTTTGACCTGCCTGAGGACAGTCCAAGCCCGGAGCGCCACCAGTTTCGTCTGGAGGGCAGTGCCCTGCAGGAGTTAAGCAAAGGCAGCAAGGGGGAACTCATCCCCATCTCTCCTGGAGGCGTGACGCCACCCTCCACACAGATCCGTAGGAGCAGGAGATACAATGCCTTTTCTCCGGATGCTAATAACTCCATGACCCCCAAGAGCACTCCGGTCAAAATCTTGCCCTTTTCTCCATCTCAA TTCCTCAACATGTGGACCAAGCAGGACACTCATGACCTGGAGAACCCATCCCTCACATCCACGCCAGTCTGCAGCCAGAAAGCCATTGTTACTACACCGCTACAACGTGACAAGACCCCCCACACTCAGAAAGAAAACTCAGC ATTTGTTACACCCAACCACAAGTCTGAGCTCTGCACCACCCCACGAACTCCAACGCCTTTCAAAAATGCCATGGAGAAGTATGCGCTGATGCCTTTG CCTCAGACTCCAAACCTTGAAGATGACATCAACGAAGTCATCCTAAGAGATGCAGGGATCAACGTGATTCATTTACGGTCCACTCCACCCAAGCAAAGACGCAAAACAACG CATCGGCCTCCTATGAAGAAAGTACGGAAATCTTTGGCCCTTGATGACATGGACTGCCAG gACGACCCCATGATAGTTTCTTTCAACTCTTCCTCAATCTGCAGTAAGCGACATGATAATATATTGGACCAGGGCTTCCTTCTGGGACCGAGTGACAGTGCCATATTTCCCAGCACAATGCCCCCCCGTCTggcaagtttttaa